A single window of Eucalyptus grandis isolate ANBG69807.140 chromosome 1, ASM1654582v1, whole genome shotgun sequence DNA harbors:
- the LOC104438049 gene encoding bidirectional sugar transporter SWEET3 has protein sequence MGDRLRLAIGVLGNAASLLLYAAPILTFARIIKRKSTEEFSCIPYILALWNCLLYTWYGLPVVSYRWENFPVVTVNGVGILLEISFIAIYFWLTSTKQKIKVAAMALGVLTFFIIIAIVSTFIFHDHHHRKVFVGSIGLVASVAMYGSPLVAVKQVIKTKSVEFMPFYLSLFSFISSSLWLAYGLLSHDLFLASPNLVGSPMGVLQLILYCKYRQRGVVEGPSKWDLESNGDRNKSKQLQLAENDHVTDPKCPS, from the exons ATGGGAGATAGATTGCGTCTTGCAATTGGAGTGCTGG GAAATGCTGCCTCGTTATTATTATATGCAGCTCCCAT ATTGACTTTTGCAAGGATTATAAAAAGGAAGAGCACGGAAGAGTTCTCTTGCATTCCATACATCCTCGCGCTCTGGAACTGCCTCCTTTACACTTGGTACGGGCTTCCGGTTGTGAGCTACCGATGGGAAAACTTTCCGGTCGTCACGGTCAACGGCGTTGGGATTCTTCTCGAGATCTCTTTCATTGCCATATACTTTTGGCTCACTTCCACGAAACAGAAG ATAAAGGTGGCTGCAATGGCGCTGGGAGTGCTCACCTTTTTCATTATCATTGCCATTGTATCGACTTTTATATTTCATGATCACCATCACCGAAAAGTATTTGTCGGAAGTATAGGGCTTGTGGCCTCAGTCGCGATGTATGGATCTCCACTGGTTGCTGTT AAACAAGTGATAAAGACGAAGAGCGTGGAATTTATGCCCTTCTACTTGTCGCTGTTCTCATTCATCTCTAGTTCCCTTTGGTTGGCCTACGGACTACTGAGCCACGATCTCTTCCTCGCG TCGCCTAATCTGGTGGGGAGTCCTATGGGGGTGCTGCAACTGATACTCTACTGCAAGTACAGGCAAAGAGGAGTCGTGGAAGGACCGAGCAAGTGGGATTTGGAAAGCAATGGCGATCGCAACAAGTCCAAACAGCTGCAGCTAGCGGAAAATGACCATGTCACCGATCCAAAATGTCCATCTTGA